From a single Thalassophryne amazonica chromosome 7, fThaAma1.1, whole genome shotgun sequence genomic region:
- the erp44 gene encoding endoplasmic reticulum resident protein 44 isoform X1, with the protein MKLSETYFNVCSVAVILLMMGLSTPGQADISSLDTGNIDDILNNAGVALVNFYADWCRFSQMLHPIFEEASNIVREEFPDTKQVVFARVDCDQHSDIAQRYRITKYPTLKLFRNGMMMKREYRGQRSVTAIADFIRQQQVDPVKELQSLDEVNKVDRSKRNIIGYFEKKDSDNYRTYEKVANILRDDCVFLAAFNAVSETERVSGDNVIFKPVGENVPDMVYLGSLTNFDLTYAWTQDKCVPLVREITFENGEELTEEGLPFLILFHIKEDSENLEKFQHEVARQLISEKGSINFLHADCDKFRHPLLHIQKTPADCPVIAIDSFRHMYVFPNFQELTVPGKLRQFVLDLHSGKLHREFHHGPDPTDSTPGQEELGGEMASNPPESSFQKLAPSETRYTILRRDRDEL; encoded by the exons ATGAAACTATCAGAAACCTATTTTAATGTTTGCTCCGTCGCGGTTATACTGCTG atGATGGGTCTTTCAACTCCTGGACAAGCAGATATCAGCAGTTTGGACACAGGAAACATTGATGACATACTAA ATAATGCTGGGGTGGCATTGGTCAATTTTTATGCAGACTG GTGTAGGTTCAGTCAGATGCTACATCCCATTTTTGAGGAGGCATCAAACATAGTGAGGGAGGAGTTTCCTGATACGAAACAAGTGGTGTTTGCTCGTGTTGACTGTGACCAGCATT CGGATATAGCTCAACGGTACCGCATCACAAAGTATCCCACGTTGAAGTTGTTCCGCAATGGAATGATGATGAAGAGGGAGTACAGAGGTCAGAGGTCGGTGACGGCTATTGCTGACTTCATACGCCAGCAGCAGGTCGACCCTGTGAAAGAGCTGCAGTCGCTGGATGAAGTTAATAAAGTGGAT AGGAGCAAAAGAAACATCATAGGATACTTTGAAAAAAAGGACTCTGACAACTACCGCACATACGAGAAGGTTGCAAACATCCTTCGAGATGACTGCGTGTTCCTGGCTGCTTTTAA TGCTGTGTCAGAGACTGAGCGTGTCAGTGGGGACAATGTGATCTTCAAACCTGTAGGGGAGAATGTCCCCGACATGGTCTACCTCGGTTCGCTCACAAACTTTGACCTGACCTACGCTTGGACCCAGGACAAGTGTGTACCTCTGGTCAGGGAGATCACATTTGAAAATGGAGAG GAGCTCACTGAAGAAGGGCTCCCTTTCCTGATCTTGTTCCACATTAAAGAAGACTCAGAAAACTTGGAGAAGTTCCAACATGAGGTGGCTCGCCAGCTTATCAGTGAAAAAG GCTCTATAAACTTCCTGCATGCAGACTGCGATAAGTTTCGTCATCCTCTGCTTCATATCCAAAAGACTCCTGCTGACTGCCCCGTCATCGCTATAGACTCTTTTAGGCATATGTATGTCTTTCCCAACTTTCAAGAGCTAAC TGTCCCTGGAAAACTGAGACAGTTTGTATTGGATCTTCATTCTGGGAAGTTGCACAGAGAGTTTCACCATGGTCCTGACCCTACGGACAGCACACCTGGGCAG
- the erp44 gene encoding endoplasmic reticulum resident protein 44 isoform X2 has product MKLSETYFNVCSVAVILLMMGLSTPGQADISSLDTGNIDDILNNAGVALVNFYADWCRFSQMLHPIFEEASNIVREEFPDTKQVVFARVDCDQHSDIAQRYRITKYPTLKLFRNGMMMKREYRGQRSVTAIADFIRQQQVDPVKELQSLDEVNKVDRSKRNIIGYFEKKDSDNYRTYEKVANILRDDCVFLAAFNAVSETERVSGDNVIFKPVGENVPDMVYLGSLTNFDLTYAWTQDKCVPLVREITFENGEELTEEGLPFLILFHIKEDSENLEKFQHEVARQLISEKGSINFLHADCDKFRHPLLHIQKTPADCPVIAIDSFRHMYVFPNFQELTVPGKLRQFVLDLHSGKLHREFHHGPDPTDSTPGQELGGEMASNPPESSFQKLAPSETRYTILRRDRDEL; this is encoded by the exons ATGAAACTATCAGAAACCTATTTTAATGTTTGCTCCGTCGCGGTTATACTGCTG atGATGGGTCTTTCAACTCCTGGACAAGCAGATATCAGCAGTTTGGACACAGGAAACATTGATGACATACTAA ATAATGCTGGGGTGGCATTGGTCAATTTTTATGCAGACTG GTGTAGGTTCAGTCAGATGCTACATCCCATTTTTGAGGAGGCATCAAACATAGTGAGGGAGGAGTTTCCTGATACGAAACAAGTGGTGTTTGCTCGTGTTGACTGTGACCAGCATT CGGATATAGCTCAACGGTACCGCATCACAAAGTATCCCACGTTGAAGTTGTTCCGCAATGGAATGATGATGAAGAGGGAGTACAGAGGTCAGAGGTCGGTGACGGCTATTGCTGACTTCATACGCCAGCAGCAGGTCGACCCTGTGAAAGAGCTGCAGTCGCTGGATGAAGTTAATAAAGTGGAT AGGAGCAAAAGAAACATCATAGGATACTTTGAAAAAAAGGACTCTGACAACTACCGCACATACGAGAAGGTTGCAAACATCCTTCGAGATGACTGCGTGTTCCTGGCTGCTTTTAA TGCTGTGTCAGAGACTGAGCGTGTCAGTGGGGACAATGTGATCTTCAAACCTGTAGGGGAGAATGTCCCCGACATGGTCTACCTCGGTTCGCTCACAAACTTTGACCTGACCTACGCTTGGACCCAGGACAAGTGTGTACCTCTGGTCAGGGAGATCACATTTGAAAATGGAGAG GAGCTCACTGAAGAAGGGCTCCCTTTCCTGATCTTGTTCCACATTAAAGAAGACTCAGAAAACTTGGAGAAGTTCCAACATGAGGTGGCTCGCCAGCTTATCAGTGAAAAAG GCTCTATAAACTTCCTGCATGCAGACTGCGATAAGTTTCGTCATCCTCTGCTTCATATCCAAAAGACTCCTGCTGACTGCCCCGTCATCGCTATAGACTCTTTTAGGCATATGTATGTCTTTCCCAACTTTCAAGAGCTAAC TGTCCCTGGAAAACTGAGACAGTTTGTATTGGATCTTCATTCTGGGAAGTTGCACAGAGAGTTTCACCATGGTCCTGACCCTACGGACAGCACACCTGGGCAG